Genomic DNA from Procambarus clarkii isolate CNS0578487 chromosome 34, FALCON_Pclarkii_2.0, whole genome shotgun sequence:
GCTTTGGTTTCCAGTCGTGTCCCCTTTGGCCAAGGACACACCCAAGCACCATTTGGGAGGTGCTGGTCTCAGGAACACAGTGGAGAAATATGCCACAGTTGAGCAGATGTGTGGTAGAGAGTTTACACACACATGGTTGTCTCCTCGCTGCAAACACGACACTAACACACTATACCCACCAAGAATAGCCACTGCAATCTCCTTTACTCTCATTTGAGTGATCAGTTTAAGGCTGGCTGGGTGTTGATGGGTACCAGGCCACATAGTGATGTGGCTAGGAGGCTACTACCATTGGTGGTGGTTGGAGGCAGGTCAAATGCTGCAGGTGGAAGGCAAGCTATGTAGTGTAAATGTGTAGCAGACCGGATAGTGTAGCCCATTTAGATAGGCTAATTTTTGTATGAATTGTAAGTAGATGACATAGGTGTGAGAGGTAGGTTGGATGACTTGCCGGTGTGCACACGTTTGCTCAGCAGACAAGACTAGCACAGAGATACCATCCCGGAAtgtggaaggaaggaggaagcggGAGCAAATATAAATATTCGAGCTTGTCAGTATTACCAAGAACTAGATAACATCATATCACGTAGTACTGCTGCGACGTACTCTCACAAGCATGCATAAAGGTTTACCATGCATTATTTATTCTCAGGAATCAAGATGTCTTCCTTCTTGCCCAAACTAATGTTCATGCATTATTCTTATCTCGTTTAATACAGTTCTCTTTCTTCTGCATTACTGAATGTTAAGCATCAATCTTTGCCCATCAGTAATTTTTTGCAGTGAAGCCATTATCCCTAGAATTGAAGCAAGCATTTGAGTTGTGTCAAATCATGTTTTCTGAGGAAGcaccttgtggctccctgaagcctaTCTCGCTAAGATAGCTCCCAACTACTAGGTCACATCAGCTATGGAGTTTGATTTGGCCTATTGGGGACCCTCTTAtagatcttggtttaattggaagaggatttctccaaatgtcatattTGTTCAAGGTTGATTAAAAGAATAAAAATTAATTGTAGAATGTACTATATAGTACTTAATAAAATTTACACATTTCAAACCTacaaggttcattctcaagttAGGAGACAGATTCGACCCATGCCCCTTACCTTTACTCCTCACGTAACTGTCTGTACCTGACCTCCCTGCGGTATACATCTGATGTTGACTCCTGTCTCCTCTCATCTTATGGGctaatcatgcccgtgccacctcttgggtggcttaatcttcatcaatcaaatctGTCTCCTCACTTGTGAATGAACCTTGTAGGTTTGAAACATGTAAATTTTAATAAGTACTGTATAAGACATTCTACagttaatttattttttttagtcaaccttgaacaaatataacatttgaagaaatcctcttccaattaaaccaagatgcaagagcactagtcagagggatagaagccctaaacaaaataataatgaacacagaatatgcagtcatatatagtgtatataaatACTATGTCACAGAATAATCAAAACTTCTTAGATATGTTTTAAGATAATTGATATCAAAGTTTGGGGACAAGTAACTGGGTTGGGTTTATCATTATTATCAACGTTGCCTAACTCATggttacctatttactactagatgaACAGAATGAGGTGTAAGTAGATATTTCAAAATGTCTTGTCCTACCCGGGAGTCGATTCCAGAATCTTTTGGTCGAGTCGACTGTGCCGACTTCTGCACTACCCATCAAAACCTCACACCCCTAGCTATTCAGAAGCAATTCAATCTTCCATGTCAACGTCCCTTGGTTGGTCTTTTCCTATCAAGCTTTATAATGCCAGAGAAAATGTGTTTATCAGTTGTCTCACAAACCAGGCTTCCAAGGTGAACAAGCCACTTGAAACTGGAAGGACAAGAATCATATATTCTCTTCCAGTTGGATTTATTGAATTTTTTAATCCTCCAAACCTTTTCTAGAGGCACAGGAATAACCAGTGTGTTCCCTCGTGCAGTTTTCCTTCCATTTTCTCTCTGTTTTGAGCCCAGTTTTTTCTTTTTTGCTTGATTGGCATCTTTTTCTGACATAAGAATAATATCTGAATTGCAAGTCTTCAAACTCTCTTGCAAACTGCCTAATTTGCCTGTCCAATCTACAGTATGGTGAGAGAAGGATGTTTCCACGAGTTTTTCAGCCACCTGTACACAGAACCAAGTATAAGATATTAGTTTATCACTTGTCTAAATAGTAACTCATTACATGCATAAAAAGGAATAAAATGTAAAGTTTATCATAAAACAGATTTTTAAATAATGGTCTCCGTAATGCATGCAAGACGTAACAAATTTAATGGTGAAGACAAATTCCTACCTTAACCATATTATGAATGTTGTGCTTATCAGCTCTGTGCTGCGCTAGAAACTGCTCAATGATTTTCAGAAATGGATCATGTGTTGGCTTGAATATGGTGGGCTGACTAAACTTCTTCTCAAGTGAGTCACCTTGCCATTCAAGAATTTTTTGTACAAACGGAACTATTTTTTCTGGAAAAAATACATCCTCTTACAAATCgacaaaataattataatttaaaatattgttttaaaatgtatatacagtatgtacATGTGAATTACAGTATCTTCAATTATTTTTTCATCTGTTGTAGATACTGAAAAATATGTAGAACAAAATTACATGAAGTTTACATACTTTCTTCTCTCAAAGTTTTTGGATATCTCCAAATTCCTTCACTCCAGAAAAATCTTTCAAATTGTGAGGAATCCATTGTCACCAACTCTTCAAACTTCTGGGAATTTTCTGCCGACACAGGATCTATTTGGTTACAGAACCACACCACTTTACACATGTACCTGGTAAATAAAGTGAATTTTAAACCCCAGTTTTTTATTATACCTAGACTGTGATTATCACCACCCGTGGTTTTGTATATCTCGAGCATGAATTCAAGGAAATGTCAAGATATTATGTATGTATCTCTTCcttgttattttgagatgatttcggggctttttagtatccccacggcccggtcctcaaccaggcctacacccccagaaagcagcccttgacagctgactaacacataAGTAACATTTGCTACTATTATACAAGGCTGTGTGCTTACACAAGACtaattattttttgtttacaCAGCTGTATTGTATGTTAAAATATTAATACACTATTATGCATGGAAAAAACAtatgtaaaaaaaatacaaatgccATTGAACAATTTCAATAATAACTATAATTTGACTAAAACTgacattttaatttcaaatcaatgtaAAGCATTcaagataaaaaaaatacatccttacAAAGATAGGAAAATAACAAGTAATTAGTTAACGTTAATCAAAGAAACGTAAAGATGGCAAAACCAAGTAACttgcaaatgttgctaaattcaccCAGCACAACTAAAATGAGCAATAAATAGGTAAATATAATGTCAAAACAAAAATTACCTCTCCCATTCATCCCATGAAAAGAGTGGTGGTATTTTAGCACGGGGCTGAATCTCCTCATTAATCTTGACAGCCAGACGAGAAAGTTGTACTTCTGTGTGGTCATTCACACCATAACACGCTTTAAGCACTATAATAATGGATGCCATGGCCAGAGACTCGATAGCCGGAAATTTAAAACCTTGTTTATTATGGTAAACAGTCTTCTCCAGTCCTTTAACTTTTTGTGCCAAGAGTCCTACCGACTCTGTAAAGAATGTAACATATCTTATCAAAAGCAGTATCAAGttattttaatggaaaatttatttaTAGAATAAGATTAAATAAAAAATTTAAGTTTTGACCATGTGAGGACAGGAAACCCCAGGCCTGTATGTCTTGAGTTATGAAGTGAATGGTGTAAGGAGTACAGGGTATACAATGCTAAAAGTGTGAGGGTGCTATAATGCATACAGGACGTACTGTATATACAAGGAGTGAGTGCAGTTGGTGTAATGAACACAGGCTGGTGCTGTGAACATAGACTGGTGTAATATTTAAGTAGGGATTCACTGTGATGTTACCTAACAGATGAACATTTTCTTTCAATTCATGCTACagtttttttatattattaaatgTACTAGTGACTTCACTCAGAAATACAAGTTAGTTTAAGTAGCCAAGGGCCTTACTCTATTAGAAACATAAGTTGGGACAGCATCTACCACTCTCTCAAAACCTTATTCATGAcactgtgtgcatgtgtgtacacaaagtaaatgttcatacctgGTAAACGTAGAATCTTGACTAGCCTCATTATCACATCGTTGACAGATGGTAGAGGTACACTTTGTATGTTGAGAAACAGAACTAAATTTCCAATAATAGATTGTAGCTCTTCTGCAGTTGGGAGAGTCTGGGTCTCTCTTAGCATAAACAAATCACGAGAAAATAATTTCATATCTGGCTTTAACAGGTACTGAGCCGACATGTATGGAATGTGGCCCTCTCGACACCACCTGCAGACAGGCAAGCAGAAAATAGCATGGGTAATATCATTTGTCAAGTTCACAACCATCACATACTTCATATTTTAAAGATGCAATGAACAAAACATTAAATTATGAAAAGGTACTAATAGTTAACATTTTCTCAGTGTACCAGCATGTTGCAAGGTTGTGGCAACCCCCTGCCCTGTGAAAAAGGTGTGTGGGAAAATTTTGCTTGTGGGACCCTCTTCCTAAATTCCTTCCACAAAGTATATACAGTACAGCTTTAGATTTAGGTTCATGTCTACCCGAAATGTAAAGAATGTAGGATGcgaaggaaaaaaataataataaaatgaggACAAAAATACTGGAATTTTTGAGAAGGGATATTTGTTGACCTAAGTTCATACAAGGCAAAATAAGAACATGAAAAAGAAGAGTGGAAGAAGGTGAGCATTGCAAGAGCAGGAGTGAAAGAATGTGATGCAGGTAATTAATGACATGACATGGTGTAAAGAAATATTCACATGCTTGGATTAATATTGAAGCTAGATGGGATTTTCTTTCATATTGTTTGGTAAAGTCGTGGTGCTACCTTTAAAAAATATGGTTTAATGACTGAGGAATGAGGAAGACCAGAAATGAAGGTGAAAACTCTGTACAGTTAGGTTTTCCAAGTATATATCCATCACAGTGGGTGAAACAGTATGAAGATATCATCTATAATGCTAAAAATACATTTTTGTATTCCCCCTTAAACGTGTGGTACAATAGAGAAAGAAGTTTGTGTCAAAGGAAAGACAATAGGTACAGTTAAGACTACATAAATTCTATcgttggtattcattatgagtttGACACGGTTTTAGTTCACCAATCAAAGCCACCTTTGGAAAATGGAGGGCAAATATTTTCCTACATACTGAACtgtatttatttttgtttatgtagctgcaatacatatttttttatatctgtacagtattaaaataataataaaacaaacaaATGCTTGTAAAAACCTGTTAACCCTATGTTGGAGATGAATGTATTGGAATTTACGATGAAATTGAAGGAGCAATCCCTAAAATTCTTTTCAAATGagagtatacagtactgtatttaaaagTTCAAAATTCACACTATTGAAAAGTTTTATAAGTTGATATAATATCCATGTCTGAAATTAAGGTATAACTAAACTCCATTACTAACCGAATAATGTCCAGCAAAAGGATTTCTTCTTTAGCTATCAATACTGCAAGGTACAGTAAACCAAGAAGTTTCCGAAAGGATATATGAAGTGCTTGTTTGGTTCTGAACCAACGTTGTTGAGAAGCAGTTATCTTCTGTGCTTTCCTTCGAGCTCTTTTCATCTGTGCTATCCTTTGAGCTTTTTTCACTTG
This window encodes:
- the TAF1B gene encoding TATA box-binding protein-associated factor RNA polymerase I subunit B, producing MSKKCRQCGSTSFSIEAGLKICDQCGVEQKGYIELESQELISEVDRSRFASKRFDEDDEAEVAIQEDKELNNWTTYEAYNVVLYEWTQALCGLGASQHFKQVIYKLWVMYLHNLEIAFLKPASSNKRRSSGSNKDAQPKVSLIQSPRDVQLINFGKESVCSSSMSVFSDRRKKKKKKKEVSELDNLKKKTERQKYLKEFKSSKNSSMMSCSLSQELSKSLSEWESTSFISNSAAPSFNDEESVYSGNMDHPSDVSNAMSEDWQSFITGGGDTYNRHDFDYSQTDEDEPQESRVEVCRNKFVRNWILQRTRMYESENEGEEINGSIFEEAKQEVPFDCHSKKSSFNASSSQKSDLDSQVKKAQRIAQMKRARRKAQKITASQQRWFRTKQALHISFRKLLGLLYLAVLIAKEEILLLDIIRWCREGHIPYMSAQYLLKPDMKLFSRDLFMLRETQTLPTAEELQSIIGNLVLFLNIQSVPLPSVNDVIMRLVKILRLPESVGLLAQKVKGLEKTVYHNKQGFKFPAIESLAMASIIIVLKACYGVNDHTEVQLSRLAVKINEEIQPRAKIPPLFSWDEWERYMCKVVWFCNQIDPVSAENSQKFEELVTMDSSQFERFFWSEGIWRYPKTLREEKKIVPFVQKILEWQGDSLEKKFSQPTIFKPTHDPFLKIIEQFLAQHRADKHNIHNMVKVAEKLVETSFSHHTVDWTGKLGSLQESLKTCNSDIILMSEKDANQAKKKKLGSKQRENGRKTARGNTLVIPVPLEKVWRIKKFNKSNWKRIYDSCPSSFKWLVHLGSLVCETTDKHIFSGIIKLDRKRPTKGR